The Marinobacter halotolerans genome includes a window with the following:
- a CDS encoding GntP family permease, whose protein sequence is MLANLGLLAGLVLLIVMALRGVNILVAALVASLVVAITNGMGFSTALLEHFPFGPLGAFSFAGKFFVLFLTGAIFGKMMASSGAAGSIASAITKSLGAKRTILITMLVCALLTYGGVVVFVVIFTMYPLGVALMREANLPKRLFCGATALGAGTFTMTALPGTPSIHNVIAATALDTSLFAGALIGLTAAAVMFVLGMVYLERQWTRARANGEGYQVNEQDRAMENLAPALQHGPAWKLSILPLALVLGTIILPRLLTALGIADGESPVIGGLLEFAGSEPILWPSFALVIGAASCVVLFANFRKNAMESLGAGANDAIMPLLNTAAVIGFGSVVTQTDGFSAFAQWVLALPLPPLLSALASVSVVSAIVGSGSGGLQIFMQTFAEQYLAMGIEPETLHRIATLGSGGLDSLPHCGAVIAMLTIMGLKHKEAYRDIFVVTVAIPVIATLVAIGVASVV, encoded by the coding sequence ATGCTTGCAAATCTGGGGCTGCTAGCCGGATTGGTATTGCTCATAGTCATGGCCCTGCGGGGCGTTAACATTCTTGTGGCAGCGCTGGTGGCAAGCCTGGTCGTGGCCATCACCAACGGCATGGGGTTCTCCACCGCATTGCTTGAACATTTTCCGTTCGGGCCTCTGGGGGCATTCAGCTTCGCCGGCAAGTTCTTTGTGCTGTTTCTTACGGGTGCCATCTTCGGCAAGATGATGGCATCCAGCGGTGCGGCCGGCTCCATTGCCAGCGCCATCACCAAAAGTCTGGGTGCCAAGCGGACAATCCTGATCACCATGTTGGTGTGCGCGCTGCTGACCTATGGCGGCGTGGTGGTCTTCGTGGTGATCTTCACCATGTACCCGCTGGGCGTGGCACTGATGCGTGAAGCCAACCTGCCAAAACGGCTGTTCTGCGGTGCAACCGCGCTGGGCGCTGGCACCTTCACCATGACCGCCCTGCCTGGCACACCGTCCATTCATAACGTAATTGCCGCCACAGCTCTTGATACCAGCCTTTTCGCGGGCGCGCTGATCGGCCTCACGGCTGCGGCGGTCATGTTTGTGCTGGGCATGGTGTACCTGGAGAGACAGTGGACCCGGGCCCGGGCCAACGGCGAAGGCTACCAGGTGAACGAACAGGACAGAGCCATGGAAAACCTGGCGCCGGCACTGCAACACGGTCCTGCCTGGAAGCTCAGCATCCTGCCCCTGGCGCTGGTACTGGGGACCATCATTCTGCCGCGGCTGCTCACCGCCCTGGGTATCGCTGATGGGGAATCACCCGTCATCGGAGGTCTTCTGGAATTCGCCGGAAGCGAGCCCATTCTGTGGCCCAGCTTTGCCCTGGTCATCGGTGCGGCGAGCTGCGTGGTGCTGTTCGCCAACTTCCGCAAGAATGCGATGGAGAGCCTGGGGGCGGGCGCGAATGACGCCATCATGCCGCTGCTGAATACCGCTGCGGTGATCGGTTTTGGCAGCGTTGTTACCCAGACCGACGGCTTCAGTGCCTTTGCCCAGTGGGTGCTTGCCCTGCCGCTACCGCCGCTGCTATCAGCTCTGGCGTCGGTCAGCGTGGTGTCAGCCATCGTGGGCTCTGGCTCCGGTGGACTGCAGATATTCATGCAAACCTTCGCCGAACAGTATCTGGCCATGGGCATCGAGCCGGAAACCCTTCACCGGATTGCCACACTGGGTTCCGGCGGACTGGATTCGCTACCTCACTGCGGCGCGGTGATTGCCATGCTCACCATCATGGGGCTCAAGCACAAAGAAGCCTATAGGGATATTTTTGTGGTTACGGTGGCGATACCTGTTATTGCCACGCTGGTAGCTATTGGAGTCGCCTCGGTCGTCTAG
- a CDS encoding TetR family transcriptional regulator, with the protein MTDRKRPKPGETRGKLMEAALALVGKGRHFASLGIREVTRQAGVVPTSFYRHFRNMDDLGLQLVDELGLVLRRMMREARSNVLQADKLIDESVGIFVTHAQNNRSFFMFMAQGLAGESRAVQEGIRSEMRYFASELANDLRRLRVVDHLSDADLDMTCDLVVRSVAFSLTDLLGIEPDDDVQIQQVRKRTARFLQLIFVGAANWQR; encoded by the coding sequence ATGACCGATAGAAAACGGCCCAAGCCGGGCGAGACCCGGGGAAAACTGATGGAGGCGGCTCTGGCGCTGGTGGGTAAAGGCCGGCATTTTGCCAGCCTGGGTATTCGTGAAGTGACCCGTCAGGCCGGCGTGGTGCCGACATCCTTCTACCGGCATTTCCGGAATATGGACGACCTGGGGTTACAGCTGGTAGACGAGCTCGGGCTGGTGCTACGGCGAATGATGCGCGAAGCCCGGTCCAATGTGTTGCAGGCAGACAAGCTGATCGACGAGTCCGTCGGTATTTTTGTTACCCATGCCCAGAACAATCGCAGCTTCTTCATGTTCATGGCCCAGGGCCTGGCTGGTGAAAGCCGCGCGGTGCAGGAAGGTATCCGCAGCGAGATGCGCTACTTTGCCAGCGAGCTGGCCAATGACCTTCGTCGATTGCGGGTTGTCGATCACCTCAGCGATGCCGATCTGGACATGACCTGCGACCTGGTGGTTCGCAGTGTCGCCTTCAGCCTGACCGACCTGCTGGGTATTGAGCCGGACGATGATGTCCAGATCCAACAGGTGAGAAAGCGCACGGCGCGCTTTCTGCAACTGATCTTTGTGGGGGCGGCGAACTGGCAGCGCTAG
- a CDS encoding ferredoxin reductase: MLAQLQTSGAVHWLGRQLFNREDPAAFFDPLLERIDPLLTRQTIRARVISVTDETPDTKTFVLEPAGRWQGFRAGQHIALTLEINGVRRTRTFSLSGTPAQWRQNGTIAVTVKRIQGGQVTGWMHECLEPGATLSVSDAFGDFDIPDVAEPAIYIVGGSGITPVLSHLETMAADGYRAPVTLLYYVRTHQDIIARDRLEALAQHWPALALKIFTTEEAGSDQRLNDHQLNQVPGLNARRCFLCGPEGLMDLAGDLLHRRNIPEDRIHCTRFSAPTVELDGDNLGGQVQFAKSGKQTESLGDASILDIAEASGLSPKHGCRMGICHQCSCRKTSGTVVNRLTGKTSGQGEETIQLCVSVPAGAVSIDL, translated from the coding sequence ATGCTCGCTCAGCTTCAGACATCCGGCGCAGTGCACTGGCTCGGACGCCAGCTTTTCAATCGCGAGGACCCGGCCGCCTTTTTTGACCCGCTGCTGGAGCGCATCGATCCGTTGCTGACCCGGCAAACCATTCGCGCCCGTGTCATTTCGGTGACTGACGAAACGCCGGACACGAAAACTTTTGTGCTCGAACCCGCCGGCCGCTGGCAGGGCTTCCGGGCAGGCCAGCACATTGCCCTGACCCTGGAAATCAACGGTGTGCGCCGCACCCGTACCTTCAGCCTGTCCGGCACGCCGGCCCAGTGGCGGCAAAACGGCACCATTGCCGTCACCGTCAAGCGAATCCAGGGCGGGCAGGTGACCGGCTGGATGCACGAATGCCTTGAGCCGGGCGCAACCCTGAGTGTCAGCGACGCATTCGGTGATTTCGACATTCCTGACGTGGCCGAGCCTGCTATCTATATTGTCGGCGGCAGCGGAATTACCCCGGTGCTCAGCCACCTGGAGACCATGGCCGCGGACGGTTATCGCGCCCCGGTCACCCTGCTTTATTACGTACGCACACATCAGGACATCATTGCCCGGGACCGCCTGGAAGCGCTTGCCCAACACTGGCCGGCACTGGCCCTGAAAATCTTTACCACCGAGGAAGCCGGGAGTGATCAACGTCTGAACGACCATCAGCTTAATCAGGTTCCAGGGCTCAATGCACGCCGCTGTTTCCTGTGCGGACCTGAAGGCCTGATGGATCTGGCCGGTGACCTGCTGCACCGGCGCAATATTCCCGAGGATCGGATTCATTGCACCCGCTTTTCTGCGCCCACTGTGGAACTGGACGGTGACAATCTGGGCGGCCAGGTGCAGTTCGCCAAAAGCGGAAAACAGACCGAATCTCTTGGCGATGCCTCAATACTGGATATTGCCGAAGCGTCCGGACTTTCACCAAAACACGGCTGCCGCATGGGCATCTGCCATCAATGCAGCTGCCGGAAAACCAGCGGCACCGTTGTGAACCGCCTGACCGGAAAGACCTCCGGCCAGGGCGAGGAAACCATTCAGCTATGCGTCTCCGTGCCCGCCGGCGCGGTTTCGATTGATCTTTAA